A single Tachypleus tridentatus isolate NWPU-2018 chromosome 9, ASM421037v1, whole genome shotgun sequence DNA region contains:
- the LOC143225796 gene encoding uncharacterized protein LOC143225796 gives MRFPTYGFYILLIFHVVIQIHSKPSDTDMTLDDVLANLENEVGDKRGWDNLSGMWGKRGWNNLSGMWGKRGSSWNKLSGMWGKRGWNSLSGILEKRSSGWNNLSGMWGKRGWNNLSGMWGKRGWNNLSGMWGKRTSNWNNLKGLWGKRATSPLDEERTIWDIVESDNFHL, from the exons ATGAGGTTTCCTACGTATGGattctatattttacttatatttcacGTCGTTATACAAATTCATTCCAAGCCGTCAGACACAGACATGACATTAGACGATGTATTAGCAAATTTGGAAAACGAAGTTGGTGATAAAAGAGGCTGGGATAACCTTTCGGGAATGTGGGGCAAACGAGGCTGGAACAACTTATCAGGAATGTGGGGCAAACGAGGTTCTAGCTGGAACAAATTGTCTGGAATGTGGGGCAAGCGAGGGTGGAACAGTCTATCAGGAATACTGGAAAAACGAAGCTCTGGATGGAACAACTTGTCCGGAATGTGGGGTAAGCGAGGATGGAACAACTTGTCCGGAATGTGGGGTAAGCGAGGATGGAATAACCTGTCAGGAATGTGGGGAAAAAGAACCAGTAACTGGAACAACCTGAAAGGTCTCTGGGGTAAAAGAGCCACATCTCCGCTTGACGAAGAAAGAACAATCTGGGATATTGTAGAATctg ataaTTTTCACCTGTGA